The Candidatus Bathyarchaeota archaeon genome includes a region encoding these proteins:
- a CDS encoding 50S ribosomal protein L30e has translation MNPDKAIYSVVRTGKVVFGSRRSLNLLKTGKAKMIIMASNAPKDLRMLVDYYSKGASIPVYVYNGTSIELGRVCGKPFPVMMLAVRDPGESNIMELVAESYEE, from the coding sequence GTGAATCCCGATAAAGCTATCTACAGTGTCGTTAGAACGGGTAAGGTAGTGTTTGGCTCTAGAAGGTCTTTAAACCTTCTTAAAACCGGTAAAGCCAAGATGATAATCATGGCGTCCAATGCCCCAAAAGATTTAAGAATGCTTGTCGATTACTACAGTAAAGGAGCTTCGATACCGGTCTACGTGTACAACGGTACTAGTATCGAGCTGGGTCGTGTCTGCGGTAAGCCGTTTCCGGTTATGATGTTGGCTGTGAGAGATCCGGGTGAGTCGAATATAATGGAGTTGGTGGCTGAGAGCTATGAAGAGTGA
- a CDS encoding NusA-like transcription termination signal-binding factor, which yields MKSEGVRLTAEEMGLINIVENLTGARCRDCLIDPETGRVTFIVEEGDLRLALGKRGSKVRLLRKLLRREVDFLEYAPSPEKFIVKSLAPAKIKEVRITERPNGDKLAVVTVEPRDKGLAIGKNGRVIERARKLARKYFQISHIIVV from the coding sequence ATGAAGAGTGAGGGTGTAAGACTTACGGCTGAAGAGATGGGTCTCATAAATATAGTCGAAAACTTGACCGGAGCGAGGTGTCGAGACTGCCTGATAGACCCTGAGACTGGCAGGGTGACTTTCATCGTAGAGGAAGGCGACCTACGGCTGGCTCTGGGTAAGAGGGGGTCTAAGGTTAGACTTCTGAGGAAGCTTCTAAGGCGTGAGGTGGATTTTCTAGAGTATGCTCCGAGCCCCGAGAAGTTCATAGTTAAATCGCTAGCGCCGGCTAAGATTAAAGAGGTTAGGATAACCGAGAGGCCGAACGGCGATAAATTGGCTGTCGTGACCGTTGAACCTAGAGATAAGGGTCTTGCGATAGGTAAAAACGGCCGGGTCATCGAGAGAGCTAGGAAACTCGCGAGGAAATATTTCCAAATCAGCCATATAATCGTCGTGTGA
- a CDS encoding 30S ribosomal protein S12 → MPGEFAARVLKKKRKKFRWSYRYYKRRMLGLDIKADPLEGAPMARGIVLEKVGVESKQPNSAIRKCVRVQLIKNGRVVTAFLPGDGALNFVDEHDEVIIEGIGGTRGRSMGDIPGVRFKVIAVNGVPLNRLIIGKAQKPIR, encoded by the coding sequence ATGCCTGGAGAATTCGCGGCTAGAGTTCTAAAGAAGAAGAGGAAGAAGTTTAGGTGGAGCTATCGATACTACAAGCGTAGGATGTTAGGTCTAGATATTAAGGCTGACCCCTTAGAAGGTGCTCCCATGGCTAGGGGTATAGTGCTTGAAAAGGTCGGTGTAGAGTCAAAGCAGCCGAACTCAGCGATCCGTAAATGTGTAAGGGTTCAGCTTATAAAGAACGGTCGTGTCGTGACGGCCTTCTTGCCTGGCGACGGTGCGTTGAACTTCGTAGACGAGCATGACGAGGTTATAATCGAAGGTATCGGGGGTACAAGGGGTAGGTCTATGGGCGACATACCCGGTGTAAGGTTTAAGGTCATAGCAGTTAACGGCGTGCCTTTAAACAGGCTTATAATAGGTAAGGCGCAAAAGCCGATCAGGTAG
- a CDS encoding 30S ribosomal protein S7: protein MSEKDEIKLFGRWSYEGVEVKDPSLKGYICLRPVFYARTGGRHEHRPFAKANVPIVERLANQLMRPGRNAGLKVKALNIIRNAFEIIHLKTGENPLQVLVRAVENAAPCEDVTRVAYGGIVYHRAVDVSPSRRLDLALRYLVDGARLKAFGNPRTIDECLADEIIKAAEGSQDSYAVQRKDELERIALASR, encoded by the coding sequence TTGTCTGAGAAGGATGAGATTAAGCTTTTCGGAAGATGGTCTTACGAGGGGGTTGAGGTTAAAGACCCTAGCCTTAAGGGCTACATATGTCTCAGACCCGTTTTCTACGCTAGGACCGGTGGACGGCATGAGCACCGGCCGTTCGCGAAGGCCAACGTTCCGATAGTGGAGAGGCTTGCAAACCAGCTTATGCGTCCCGGTAGAAACGCAGGGTTAAAGGTTAAAGCATTAAACATCATAAGGAATGCCTTTGAGATAATCCATCTTAAAACAGGCGAGAACCCTCTTCAGGTTTTAGTTAGGGCTGTGGAGAATGCTGCTCCCTGCGAGGATGTTACTAGAGTAGCCTACGGTGGTATAGTGTATCATAGAGCCGTCGACGTTTCACCTTCTAGAAGACTGGACTTGGCTTTGAGGTACCTCGTAGACGGTGCTAGGCTTAAGGCATTCGGTAATCCTAGAACCATAGACGAGTGTTTAGCCGATGAGATAATCAAGGCTGCTGAGGGCTCTCAGGATTCGTATGCCGTCCAGCGTAAGGACGAACTTGAACGCATAGCACTAGCCTCTAGGTAA
- the tuf gene encoding translation elongation factor EF-1 subunit alpha, whose translation MSQKPHLNLVICGHVDHGKSTLMGHLLYLVGAIDERTVREYEEQAKALGKESFKYAWVMDRLKEERERGLTIDLAFVKFETDRYFFTIIDAPGHRDFIKNMITGASQADAALLVVSAKRGEYEVSIQPGGQAREHAFLLMTLGVRQMAVAINKMDDPTVDWSQKRYEECKEGVTRLLRTIGYNVSKIPIVPVSAWTGDNIVKPSEKMPWYKGPTLLQALDTFEVPPKPVDKPLRIPIQDVYTITGVGTVPVGRVETGVLREGQTVIFMPSGAKGEVRSIETHHVRIKEAYPGDNIGFNVRGVSKTDIRRGDVAGPPDNPPTVAKEFIARIIVVYHPTAIAVGYTPVMHAHTAHVPCKLVEILRKVNPRTGETIEEHPSFLRTGDCAIVRMRPLKPVVLEQYSEIPQLGRFAIRDMGTTIAAGIVEEITEKGP comes from the coding sequence ATGAGCCAGAAACCTCACTTAAACCTGGTGATATGCGGGCACGTGGACCATGGTAAGAGTACTTTGATGGGTCACCTACTATACCTAGTAGGCGCTATAGATGAAAGGACTGTTAGGGAGTATGAGGAGCAGGCCAAGGCTTTGGGTAAGGAGTCGTTCAAGTATGCATGGGTTATGGATAGGCTTAAGGAGGAGAGGGAGAGAGGCCTAACTATCGACTTGGCTTTCGTCAAGTTCGAGACCGATAGGTATTTCTTCACGATCATAGATGCTCCTGGTCACAGGGACTTCATCAAAAACATGATCACCGGTGCCAGCCAGGCGGATGCTGCGCTTCTAGTGGTCTCTGCTAAGAGGGGTGAGTACGAGGTCTCGATACAGCCCGGCGGACAGGCTAGAGAGCACGCGTTCCTACTTATGACGTTAGGCGTCAGGCAGATGGCCGTAGCCATCAATAAGATGGACGACCCGACCGTCGACTGGAGCCAGAAGAGGTATGAGGAGTGTAAAGAGGGTGTAACGAGGCTTTTGAGGACGATAGGCTACAACGTTTCTAAGATACCTATAGTACCTGTCTCGGCTTGGACTGGAGACAATATAGTTAAACCTAGCGAGAAGATGCCGTGGTATAAAGGACCTACGTTGCTACAGGCTCTTGATACATTCGAGGTTCCACCGAAGCCGGTAGACAAGCCTCTGAGGATACCTATCCAAGATGTCTACACGATAACCGGTGTCGGCACCGTCCCCGTCGGTAGGGTTGAAACTGGAGTGCTTAGGGAAGGCCAGACAGTTATATTCATGCCGTCTGGAGCTAAGGGCGAGGTCAGGTCCATAGAGACTCACCACGTCAGGATCAAAGAAGCCTATCCAGGTGACAACATCGGTTTTAACGTTAGAGGCGTGTCGAAGACCGATATCCGGAGAGGTGATGTAGCAGGTCCACCTGACAATCCGCCTACGGTAGCCAAGGAGTTCATAGCTAGGATAATCGTCGTCTACCACCCGACTGCCATAGCCGTAGGCTATACGCCTGTGATGCACGCTCACACGGCTCACGTGCCATGTAAGCTCGTCGAGATTCTGAGGAAGGTGAACCCGAGGACCGGTGAAACAATCGAGGAGCATCCATCGTTCCTGAGGACCGGTGACTGTGCGATAGTGAGGATGAGGCCTCTGAAACCGGTTGTGCTAGAGCAGTATTCTGAGATACCTCAGCTCGGTAGGTTTGCCATCAGAGACATGGGAACCACC